A stretch of Camelina sativa cultivar DH55 chromosome 18, Cs, whole genome shotgun sequence DNA encodes these proteins:
- the LOC104761735 gene encoding malate dehydrogenase, cytoplasmic-like yields the protein MDFVIEGIDYTSLIQKALVLLFCVALSWKMIIYMCNMLNIEQDPIRVLITGAAGNIGYAIAPMIARGMMLGPDQPMILHLLGIEPTSRSLEALKMELQDSVFPLLKGVIATTNVVEACKDVNIAIMIGGYPRIPGMERKDVMSKNVVIYKAQASALENYASEDCKVLVVANPANTNALILKEFAPSIPEENITCLTRLDHNRALAQLADKLSVPVSSVKNVIVWGNHSSTQYPDTNHATVSTQAGDRPIKELVTDQNWLKNEFIAEVQQRGAAVLRARKQSSALSAASAACDHIRDWFLGTPKGTWVSMGVCSDGSYGIPPGLVYSFPVICEKGSWKIVQGLSIDEFSRKKMDDSARELAEEKGLANSCLNA from the exons atggatttcgTTATAGAAGGAATTGATTATACTTCTTTGATTCAGAAAGCTTTGGTTCTATTGTTTTGTGTTGCTTTGTCATGGAAAATGATAATATACATGTGTAATATGTTAAACATTGAGCAAGATCCCATAAGGGTTTTGATCACCGGTGCAGCAG GAAACATAGGATATGCAATTGCTCCAATGATTGCAAGAGGTATGATGCTAGGTCCAGATCAACCCATGATTCTGCATTTACTCGGTATAGAACCAACATCAAGATCACTGGAAGCTCTGAAAATGGAGCTTCAAGATTCAGTCTTTCCTCTTCTCAAAGGTGTTATCGCTACAACTAATGTTGTTGAAGCATGTAAAGATGTAAATATCGCAATAATGATCGGCGGATACCCAAGGATACCAGGCATGGAAAGAAAAGATGTGATGTCGAAAAATGTAGTGATATATAAAGCACAAGCTTCGGCTTTAGAGAATTATGCGTCAGAGGATTGCAAGGTTCTTGTTGTAGCAAACCCTGCAAACACAAATGCTCTGATTTTAAAAGAGTTTGCACCATCTATCCCGGAAGAAAATATCACTTGCCTTACACGTCTCGACCATAATCGAGCTCTAGCTCAGCTTGCAGATAAGCTAAGTGTTCCGGTGAGCAGTGTGAAGAACGTGATCGTTTGGGGAAACCATTCTTCAACTCAGTATCCCGACACCAATCACGCAACGGTCTCTACACAAGCTGGAGATAGACCGATAAAAGAACTTGTCACAGATCAAAACTGGCTGAAGAACGAGTTTATTGCGGAAGTTCAGCAACGCGGTGCAGCCGTTTTAAGAGCACGGAAACAGTCAAGTGCTTTATCCGCTGCTAGCGCAGCTTGTGACCATATCCGTGATTGGTTTCTTGGAACCCCTAAAGGAACTTGGGTTTCTATGGGTGTTTGTTCTGACGGCTCATACGGTATACCACCTGGTTTAGTTTACTCGTTTCCGGTTATCTGTGAGAAAGGGAGTTGGAAGATTGTACAAGGACTCAGTATAGACGAGTTTTCAAGGAAGAAAATGGATGACTCTGCACGAGAGCTAGCTGAAGAGAAGGGTTTAGCCAATTCCTGTCTCAATGCATAG